A window of Ananas comosus cultivar F153 linkage group 4, ASM154086v1, whole genome shotgun sequence contains these coding sequences:
- the LOC109708901 gene encoding uncharacterized protein LOC109708901 has product MALFFLSALANLRGDLLSRHALLLYAATWTAVVTGAVALAAFTPELAFVWAVSPSSPLSQACDGLGPMALVGPVGLPLDGPPWEMVCVPAHLFDRSNVDIFIPPLFAVVVVTVAVCFTRAIGIWEEDEDEETST; this is encoded by the coding sequence ATGgcccttttcttcctctccgcCCTCGCGAATCTCCGCGGCGACCTCCTCAGCCGCCATGCGCTGCTTCTCTATGCTGCCACTTGGACGGCCGTCGTCACCGGGGCGGTGGCACTGGCGGCGTTCACTCCGGAGCTTGCGTTCGTGTGGGCCGTGTCACCGTCCTCGCCCCTCTCACAAGCGTGTGACGGTCTGGGCCCGATGGCCTTAGTGGGCCCAGTGGGCCTCCCCCTCGATGGGCCCCCATGGGAGATGGTCTGCGTCCCAGCCCACCTCTTCGACCGCTCCAACGTCGACATCTTCATCCCCCCGTTGTTCGCCGTCGTGGTTGTCACGGTCGCGGTGTGCTTCACACGAGCTATTGGGATTTgggaggaggacgaagacgaGGAGACGAGCACGTGA